TCCCACCTAGTCTCTTTGCGGACACTGCAGGGTCTGGGGGTGCCCGATCCTGTGGGCTGCCCACCCCTCCCATGCACTAGGAAGAGAGGCTGGGGCAGAAAGCTGGCAGCTATGTTCTCTGGCCATCTCCACAGTGGATGGGTGGCAGCGCTGTGTCCAGCGTGGCAGAGGCCTGCCTGGTGCAGCGGCCTGCCTGGTGCAGCAGGCGGTCTCCTGCTTTTCCTCCTCTCCATGTTGTAGTCAGCACTGGTGAcccagggccttggggcagagctgCTTACCTGGGGATGCTGTACCCCTTGGGCCAGCCACCTACCCCAATGCTTCCCAGGGGCTATCCCAGCTGCCTTCCCTTGCCATCTTTCCCGCCGGGGCCAGGTCTAGTCACGCCCATGAAGGCACCTACCTCACCCTTGCCAGCCTCTCACCTCATAGCCACGCGTCTTGGCACGACACCACTCCAGCAGCATGTTCTTGATGGCATTGGCACCTCCAGTCTTCTTGATGTTGGGGGCAGGGCCGCTGGCTGCCCtgcaggggggatggaggggccaGTGTCACAGAGAGAAGGGACAATGTGCATTCTGCTGCAGAGCCCCAGAGCTAGGGCAGTGACTGGCCAGGTcccctccctcccgcatcccTCGGCCGTTCCTCCCTGTCCCACCAGCCCCTGAGCCTGCGTGGGTCAGGAGCTGAAGGGGTTAACCCCCATGGTACCCTTGGTGCCACAAGAGCTGCCCCGAGCACTTTGCCCCTAATgtccagtggcagtgagttccacaggtgactAGGTGCCCCTCCCTACACCCTCTCTTGGCGTGTTTCTCTTTAATGGCACTGGGCACTCTCCATTGGTTGACCGACCAGGGCCTTTCCTCCAAGCTCCGCCCTCTCGTGTGTAGGCCAGCTCATTCGTAGTCCCTGGGGGAGGTTAATATGGGATTGCGCACCCCCCAAATTTTTCCACAAGGGCCTTGCGGGACTGGGCCCTGGGTGCCAGGCGgggtcgggtcagctccctccGATCCAGCGCTGGTCTCTTTGGCTTCTCCTTGGGGGGCGCAGCTCCTTCAGGTGCAGGGCTCTGCGCACTGTCCTGGTGGGCTGTCCCTCCAGTGCTGCGAAGAGGTGGGAAGCGGATCAGAGAATGGGCCAGGAAGAGAGGGGGTGGTGTGTTgtggtgggcgggggaggggggaggcaggctCTCCTCATCCTTGGCTGTATGCCTCCACCTCCCTGCctggcactagggggcactgtgctggggGTAGGAGTCCCTTATCCCGATATTGGGGACCCCTGCGGGTGTTCTCACCTGGCGCTGCCACCTGGAGTGGCTTCTCGGCCTTGGGAGGTGCCTCCTGAAAGGAATTTACGAAGTTTTGATGTTAAAAACAGTCACCACAAGCTCAACTGGGTATCTGAGAttggggggctgtgctggggggggtgaCCCTGTGTGAGTGGGAGGAGGGACTGGGGGCTGTGCGGGGCATGGTGAGGGGGTGTCCTCTCCCTGtattcttcccccaccctcattccccgATTCAATTGGCCTTACCCGGCTGGGGGGCCCCAGTCTCCTTCCCAAAGGCAGCGTCCCCTGTGGGGCTGGCCAGCCCCTCGTCGGGGGAGCTGGGTGCAGGCTCACCCCACGCCTTCTCCTCGCCCCCCATCTCTGGGGACAACGACTCCTCTGAGGTGCTCCCACCATGCCCCTGGGAGGGAACAAAGCCCTTTAAcaggcccctgcctcccaaatcccagacccctgctgctggccccagctcCTGTCCTCCCCCgcatggcctccctgcccccccccccccaggtgagATTTGAACCCACCTCCCCTGGGGGTTACCACTGGGGCTGAGTCCCGCAGCCCATCCCGAGCCCTGGGCCGCTCCCTGCAATGGCCTGGGCATGCTTGTGCCCCCACAGCATCAGGGAGGGCACATGGGCACCCGCAGCACCTTCTGGGCAAGCTGGCCCtgtggggaggtgtgtgtgtgggggtttccctcctccctcccattaCCCCATCTGACCCAGGGGGACACTCACCTCTCTGGCCATGGCACTGCTGGCCTCCTCGGCTTCAGTCCCTTGCGTCTCTGGCTCggcccctccagccccatccTGCGGCTCAGGCCCAGACCCACCTACTGCCTCCctttcctctgccccagccccctgccctctgtCTTCCCTCtcctgtgctccagccccagaatcccCTGCTCCCCCTGTCTCACCGCCCCCCTTAGCATCACTCCCAGAATCCCCTGCTCCCCCTGTCTCACCGCCCCCCTTAGCATCGCTCCCAgaatcccctgctcccccagcctcaCCGCCCCCCTTAGCATCACTCCCAGAATCCCCTGCTGCCCCGGCCTCACCATCCCCCTTGGCATCACTCCCAGCATCCCCTGCTCCCCCGGCCTCATTTCCCTCCTTAGCATCTCTCCCAGAATCCCCTGCTCCCCCTGTCTCACCACCCTCCTTAGCATCGCTCCCAGAATCCCCTGCTCCCCCGGCCTCACCGCCCTCCTTAGCATCTCTCCCAgaatcccctgctcccccagcctcaCCACCCTCCTTAGCATCGCTCCCAGCATCACCagctctccccttctcccccagcccatccccaccCCGAGCCACCTCCTTGGCTCCAGTCCCAGCCACCCCTTCAGTCTCCTTAGCCGTGGCCCCGGGGACCTCTGCTGCTGGCTTGGGGCGAGGGGTGCCTTCCTGTGCCTCCATCTCTGGAAGGAGACAAGAGGCATGTAGGTCAGATGGGGGCAGCAGAGACCTGGATAGGGGCTGCGAGAGACCCCCTGACTGGTCTGCCTAGGAACCGACCTACCAGATCCCCCCCAGCGCTCTGTctacccccacccctgagccccatCATTGccaagtttgggggggggggggagagggcaggaggcaTCGGCTCACCCTCTGCTGGCCATACCATGGCATTGTGGGGCCTGCAATAGGGAGCTTACATCAGCTCCAATGCAGTTCTTTttctcaggggtggggggaagggaatgcaGCCTGGGGGAGAGACTGAgcgggggagggagaatggggggTACACAGACACCCTGGTGTTGGGGAGAGATTGGGGAaacctgggaggagaggaaatgggggcacacacagcccccagtgtgggggagctgcagggtgtcCCTGCAATGGAGGGTTGCACCCAGGGACCTTGTGGAGGGGTATGGAGGGGTGCCGGGAGCCCCTGGTTCATGCAATGAACACCAGCGAGGTATGACTATGCAGTAATACTGTAGAACCTACCTAAACCTGAGAGAGCTGGGGAGGCAGCCAAGGAGAGAGCCCTTTTGGGCTGGCTGCGCTGTCAACTCTTTCAAGTGGAACAGGAGGCCAGGCTGAATGCTGGCCCTTTAAAGCAAGatgccccaccccccatcccctcctaAACAATCTCCAGGGGCTGGAACAGGCCTCTGACTCAGGCCCCAAacctgcagtggggggagggcacCTTGGAGATGGGGCAGGTGACCCCCCTCCTCAGCAGCTAAATATACCCCTGACATTTACCGCTCTGCCAGACCCAGAGAATGGGGGATTTGCCAACCACGGCTCTGCCACCCTCCTCATGGTAAACTGCCTGCAGCCATGGGcttccaccccagctctgccagggcctcTCTATCCAGCCCCATTGCCCCCTGCTACCCCGCCCTGGGCTCCTCCCGTTCTGCCAGTGCCCCCCAATCCCACCCAAATGCTCCCTGCTACCCAGTTCCCCCAGTTCTTCCGGTGCTCCTCTATCCTGACCCACCTCTGTCTGCTACTCAGCCCCAGTTTCCCCCCAGTTCttccagtgcccctcagtcccacccccttgccccctgctagtccagcccagggctcccccctgctctgccagtgcccctcaatcccaacctgcagcccctgttATTCCAGACCTGGGCTCCCATGAGCTGCCTTTAATTCAGATGGTCTCTCCCAGTGCCTGAGAGAggaaagggggttggggtgatTCCAGGGGCTCCCCCAGTGCCTGAGAGAagaaagggggttggggtgatTCTGGGGGATCCTGAGCCGGGGCAATGGGCAGTGGAccctctctgcaccctgagtACCATAAGCCAGGGTAGGTGGTGTCTCCAGCCCGACCCAGCTCCCCCTACCAGAGGGGTTCATtcaatgcccccctccccccctctggGCCCTCCCTGGTATAGGGGTGCTGGCTAGGGCTGCACCCACCTGCTGGCTGCTCCTTGGGGCGGGCTGGTTCTGGGCTCAGTCCCCGTCTGTCCCGCTCTTTGTGTCACCGCCCTTGGCACAGCCCCTCTCCCAGGGCAGCACAGCCTATTTTTACCAGGAGAGGAACAGATGTTACTTTCATTTATACTCCTCCAAAATGCCAGCTCCCCTGgtcctccggggggggggggggagggtccacTCTCCCAGGGTCACATTGGTGAGACCCCCTGGGATGAGCCTGAGGGGCTAAGGGGGGACCTCACCAGGCAGAAAGTGCAGCCACTAACCCTGGCAGGGGACTCTTGTGCTGAGAGGTCTCAAATGGGGAGTGAATCAAAAGGACAAACAGCCACAGGGGATCCCACCCTGACAGCTCCTGGAGCCTCTCCCTCCTCCAACCCAGGGTACTGCCCCTGCTCCAGGGGGCACCAGCCATTCAGCTTCgcaccccagggctggagctaacAGAGCCATGGGGGAGTGCAAGGGGGACCACAGGGCATCTCCTCCTCTCTGCACTGCTGGGGACACTCAAACACTGGGCAGGGTCCCCCTCCTGAGCCTGTGAGATGCAGGCACTTGGCTGCTGGAGCATCAGGGATTTGGGGGTCACTCCCCACTGcacaggcagccaatcaggaaggAGAATGCCCCACCTCCCAATCCTCATGAATGTCTCTGTGGAGCATCTAGGCCACTCTATGTAATACAACCTGTCTCAGTCCCCAGGGCAGCTCTGGGGCCTGGCATGCCAACCCAGCCAGCTAGGCAGTCACATGGGCACCATCTATGGGGCAGAAGGAAAAGACAGGGTAGGTCTCACCTAATCCAGGCCCTGGGTGGCTCTCCTGCAGCTGTTCCTTGCCTCCCCTGGCATCTCAGGCTCAACTGTGCTGCTGCCTCCCTTCTAAAGGCAAAAGCTACGTGCTCTAGCGGGTAGAgccaggaactgggagtcaggagagctgggttctgtcctGATtctgagcttgggcaagtccctgcctcgttttgtgcctcaatttccccatgtataaTATGGTGGTGGGGTGTGACAAACTGGGCACACACACTGCCTAGGACGAGCTGCCTGACTCTGTTTAGCAGGAGGCTCAGACCGTCACTGGCTCAGAGGCAGACGCCCCTTTCCATGTAAAAtcggcagcagcagagacaggcaCTGCCACAGGGACACTGAGCCCAGGGCGTTCGTAAGTGGCGGGCAGGTGGTAAGACTGGCAGCCAGGGGAGGGCACGTTTTTGTGATGTGTTTGGGGAGCGATCGGGCAGGGCCCGCTCCAGCCCCACTGGCTGTAGGGTCAGTCCCAGGTCCCACACTGTGGTGCTGCCACTTCTCCCAAGGGCTTATGGCGGGAGGTGCTGCCTGGGGTCAAATGGAGAGAGTGGTTGGCGGAGCCAGGCTGTGCCTGGGTTCTGGCAACTCTGCTCCTGTCCTGTTCCTGCTCCAGGTACAGGGGACTCTGGAGGCATACTGCAAATAACAGCACAGCCCCACTGTCTGCTGGCCCCCACTGTGATCATCCCCCACCCCTGGAACCTCCACAGCCCTTGTCACCCCACCGCCTGACAGACCCCACCCCGTGTCTCCCACAGCCCTTGTTACCTGACAGGCCCCACTGCGATCACCCCAACCCCACACTCTCCCAGCTGCTCTCATCCCTGCTGTCCCCGAAGCCCTGCGGGATCCCAACCTGAGGCAGGTGACCCAggggcctctctccctcccctgaacCCTCTGGGTCTGAGCCCCTACACCCCCTCCTCCCGCCGTGGTGGGACACTGACCCTCCGACTACTCTAAGGTCATTAGACCTCCTAGCCTGTCTAGCAACAGCTAGATCTCTATGGTAACATGGCTGCGTCCATCATTTCGTTTCCCATCGGGTATATTCTAGCCTAGGtccttccccagctctgtgcTCTAATTGGATTCCCCGCCTTCCTCTGGAATCAGCGCCTCTCCGCTCTAGCTCCAGTCCCTTCTCATCTCTATGGTTTGGAACTGGCCCCCCTAGTCTCCTGcctatttcctcctcctctcttgcaGGTAACTCTGTAGTAGCTGAGTCCGCCACACACCGGAAGTGGACCGCTCTCTCCCCCAAACCTGACTCTATTGTAccttggaggggagaggggcccaTTATGCCGGAAGCGCCTGTTCCTCGCGTGTTTCCGGTTGGCGGGGGAAAGTCACGTTACATCCGGGAGAAAGCGGCCGGCCTGGGCCTGACCTCTGACCCCGGGGCTCAGTGATCCCCCgaggggcgcggagggtgagggGTCCCCGCCCAGGGCCGGGGGCAGCTCTGCGGTGTGGGGCGTGCCCTCCCCGCGAGCCGGAGTCCCCCAGTGCGCTGGCTGGGGTCGCTTGGCCCGGCTGGGCGGTGGCGTTCCCCTGGGAGCGTGTCGGGGTGGCCGCACTGGGGGGACTGCCCGGGGGGTGCTGCCGCCCTGGGGTATGGAGGGGACTGCGCAGGgtggtgctggggggctgggtgccgccctggggggggggtgggggaagtgcaCTGTGTAGTGGTGGGGGGCCAAGGGTGCCCTGGCAGGGCGTGTTGCGACcctggggcatgggggggctgcACTAGGGGGCGGGAGTGGCAGCTCTGACAGGCTCTGTGTGTTTCCAGGAGCAAGTCGCTGCCTCCCAGCCCAACGCCGGGGACTTGGTCACTTGGGGCGCAATGGATCCTCTCAGGGCCCAGCAGCTGGCAGCCGAGCTGGAGGTGGAGATGATGGCTGACATGTACAACAGGTAATGACCCCATCGCGGCAGCTCCTTGTCAAGGGCAGGGTTGCATCccatctctcccccccgcccgagTGCAGCTTGCTAGGGTGTCGTAGGTTTGAAAGCCAGCAGGGATCATTGTCTTCATCAGAATTAGAGACAGTCCaaggaagagccacaagaatgattaaagaattagaaaatatGCTGCcaagtgataggtttcagagtaacagccgtgttagtctgtattcgcaaaaagaaaaggagtacttgtggcaccttagagactaaccaatttatttgagcatgagctttcgtgagctacagagagattgaagtgttcaatCTCTTCAATGTTCaatcacttcaatctctctggtcacgcaattacagacatgaaggtcgctatcttaaaacaaaaaaacttcaaatccagactccagcgagaaactgctgaattggaattcattttcaaattggatactattaatttaggcttaaatagagactgggagtggctaagtcattatgcaaggtagcctatttccccttgtttcccccccccccccccccccgacgttctggttaaacttgggtttatgctggaaatggcccgccttgattatcatacacattgtaaggagagtggtcagtttggatgagctattaccagcaggagagtgagtttgtatgtgtgtatttgggggtgtgtgtgtgagagagaacctggatttgtgctggaaatggcccaccttgattttcatacacattgtaaggagagtggtcactttggatgaactattaccagcaggagagtggggtgggaggaggtattgtttcatagtctctgtgtatataatgtcttctgcagtttccacagtatgcatccgatgaagtgagctgtagctcacgaaagcttatgctcaaataaattggttagtctctaaggtgccacaagtactccttttctttttgcctagtGATAGACTcgagaagctcaatctatttggcATAACCAAGAGCAGGTTAGGTGATGACTTGATCAGTtggtaagtacctacatgggaaacagatatttaataatggggtgTTCagactagcagagaaaggtctaatatgattcaatggctggaagttgaagctagataaatttagactggaaataaagcatcaGATTCTAATGGTGaaattaattaaccattggaacaatttaccaagcgtCATGGTGTATTCTCCATCAGTGAtgagttttaaatcaagatgggatgtggGTCACAATGAAGGGTAACTGGTGGGCTGTGGGTGTGCTGGAGCTGAGGACTGGAACATCAAAGGTCCATGGGTTGGGATTGAGAGGAATTGGCAGAGTCCAGAACTGCAATAGCAGGGGTTGTGGATTGGGATTCAGGGGCACCGGCAGAACTGTGGGCAGGGTGTGGAGGGATCTCAGGGCTGGGATAGTAGGGGGtctgtggggaggaggcaggactggggTCAAAGGGGCGCCTGTGGATTCTCATGCTCTCCCCTTCTGTGGCCCAGAATGACCAACGCCTGTCACCGGAAGTGCGTCCCTCCCCACTACAAGGAGGCAGAGCTCTCCAAGGGGGAGTCTGTGTGCCTGGACCGCTGTGTCTCCAAGTACTTGGACATCCACGAGCGCATGGGCAAGAAACTGACAGAGCTTTCCATGCAGGATGAGGAGCTGATGAagaggatgcagcagggggcagggccagtgtAGGGGCTTCCTCTTGAACAT
The nucleotide sequence above comes from Caretta caretta isolate rCarCar2 chromosome 6, rCarCar1.hap1, whole genome shotgun sequence. Encoded proteins:
- the SMTNL1 gene encoding smoothelin-like protein 1, producing MEAQEGTPRPKPAAEVPGATAKETEGVAGTGAKEVARGGDGLGEKGRAGDAGSDAKEGGEAGGAGDSGRDAKEGGEAGGAGDSGSDAKEGGETGGAGDSGRDAKEGNEAGGAGDAGSDAKGDGEAGAAGDSGSDAKGGGEAGGAGDSGSDAKGGGETGGAGDSGSDAKGGGETGGAGDSGAGAQEREDRGQGAGAEEREAVGGSGPEPQDGAGGAEPETQGTEAEEASSAMAREGHGGSTSEESLSPEMGGEEKAWGEPAPSSPDEGLASPTGDAAFGKETGAPQPGGTSQGREATPGGSASTGGTAHQDSAQSPAPEGAAPPKEKPKRPALDRRELTRPRLAPRAQSRKALVEKFGGAASGPAPNIKKTGGANAIKNMLLEWCRAKTRGYEHVDIQNFSSSWSSGLAFCALIHKFFPDAFDYTALDPANRRENFALAFATAEQHADCAPLLEVEDMVRMSFPDSKCVYTYIQELYRSLVDKGLVKTKKK
- the TIMM10 gene encoding mitochondrial import inner membrane translocase subunit Tim10; this translates as MDPLRAQQLAAELEVEMMADMYNRMTNACHRKCVPPHYKEAELSKGESVCLDRCVSKYLDIHERMGKKLTELSMQDEELMKRMQQGAGPV